The proteins below come from a single Ignavibacteriales bacterium genomic window:
- a CDS encoding class I SAM-dependent methyltransferase yields MKDHYYMDPRRRFSNRVEDYLQYRPDYPVGSVNLIIEQFDLNQDSEVADIGSGTGKFTQLFNNRVKTIYGIEPNNEMREASKIFLSDQKNYVPVEGDAENTSLAENTIDAVVCAQAFHWIDKKKAKEEFTRILKKEKNVAVLFNNRKIDNPFLMEYEELLKKYANDYNEVSQTNLTKDDYDKFFRSYDKTVLPNRQIFDFESLCGRATSSSYCPLPGEKNYEPLFKGLELAFNRFQSEGKIIFELDTEIYTGTI; encoded by the coding sequence GTGAAAGATCATTATTATATGGATCCAAGAAGAAGATTCTCAAACAGAGTAGAAGATTACTTACAGTATAGACCGGACTACCCGGTTGGATCGGTAAATCTAATAATTGAACAATTTGATCTGAACCAAGATTCTGAAGTTGCGGATATTGGTTCCGGTACAGGTAAATTCACACAGTTGTTCAACAATCGTGTAAAGACAATTTACGGTATTGAACCGAATAATGAGATGAGAGAAGCGTCAAAAATTTTTCTGTCGGATCAGAAGAACTATGTGCCGGTGGAAGGGGACGCAGAAAATACGAGTCTGGCGGAGAATACAATTGACGCGGTTGTCTGCGCCCAAGCATTTCATTGGATCGATAAAAAAAAAGCGAAAGAGGAATTCACGCGGATACTAAAAAAAGAAAAAAATGTTGCCGTACTTTTTAATAACCGGAAAATCGATAATCCATTTTTAATGGAATATGAAGAGCTGCTGAAAAAATACGCGAATGATTATAATGAAGTTTCGCAGACCAATCTGACGAAAGATGATTACGACAAATTTTTCAGATCATATGATAAAACGGTTTTGCCGAACAGGCAGATCTTTGATTTTGAATCACTCTGCGGAAGAGCAACTTCTTCGTCTTATTGCCCGCTCCCCGGTGAAAAGAATTATGAACCGCTATTCAAAGGACTTGAATTGGCATTCAATAGATTTCAGTCGGAAGGAAAAATTATTTTTGAACTTGACACTGAAATTTATACGGGTACTATTTGA